AGCAGGGCTTTGTCATATTTCTGATACCGTTTTTCCTGAATTTACAATTCAGTATATAATTGAAAAATATAGAATTAATAATGCCATTGGGCAATGGGATACTCTTGGTTCTAAATGGGAAAGATTTAAAGATGATGATGTAATTGAGACTTGGGTTAGTTTTTAGTCTATAAAAAATAATTTAAATTGAAAAGCTACCTTTGTGGTAGCTTTTTTTATGAAAAAATATTTAGCTCACATAAAAGTTCTTGTATTAAGTCTAACAATCTTAATTATTGTTTTTCAGATTACAAGACTACTTTTTCTGGTTTTTAACTATTCTTCATTTGAATCATCAAAAATTGGAGATATTGTTATAGCTTTCTTGTGGGGTACCAGATTTGATTTATGGGTAATTTTATGGTTTAATGCAGTTTTTGTTTTCTTATATTTAATTCCAGGAAACTTTAAAGATGGGAGGGGCTTTCAAAAGTTTTTGTCGATGTATTTTATCATTGTTAATTCTATTATAATACTTCCTAATTTAATCGACTCAGAATATTTTAAATTTACTAATAAACGATCTACTGCTGATATATTCAGTTTTATTAATACAGGTAATGATACATGGGTAATGTTACCTCAATTTTTAAAAGATTTTTGGTTTATAATTTTAATATGGATTTTACTTATTGTTTTAATGTGGAAACTTTATAAATCAATAAAACTTAAAATTATAGAAGATGTAAAAGTTAAAACCAAACATGTTATTTATCAGCTGATTATTTTTGTGTTTGCAGGGTTGTTTATGTTTATTGTTTTACGTGGCACTAATTTAAGACCTGTGAATTTAATGTCGGCTGCACGATTTGTTACAAACAGAGAAATACCATTGGTTTTAAATACACCATTTTCAATTATAAGAACATGGAGTAAGGATAATCTTATTGAAAGAAATTATTTTAAAGAGAAAGAATTGCAAAAATATTTCTCACCAGTATATCAATTGAAGTCAGATTCAAATAATACTGAAATTAAAAGGAACGTTGTTATTATTATCCTTGAAAGCTTTTCAAAAGAATATATTGGATACTTTAATAGTAATTGTAAAGGCTTTACACCTTTTCTTGACAGTTTGTTTGGAAAAAGTCTTATTTTTGAAAACAGTTACGCAAACGGAAAAAAAAGTATAGAATCTTTACCTGCAATTCTTGCTGGAATTCCTTCTCTAAGCGAGACTCCATATGTTTTATCGAAATATGCGACTAATAAAATTGACGGATTACCAAGTATATTAAAAAGGCATGGGTATTCAACTTCCTTTTATCATGGAGGAACAAATGGTACTATGGGTTTTGATGTTTTTTCATTTATGGCAGGCTGTGATAATTATTATGGAAAAAATGAATACCCTAATTCTAAGGATTATGATGGTAATTGGGGTATTTGGGATGAACCCTATCTTCAATATTTTTCAAAACAACTTGATAATAAAAAAGAACCGTTTTTCTCAGTCTTATATACACTTTCTTCACACCATCCTTATAAAGTTCCAGAAAAATATAAAGCAGCACTTCCAAAAGGTCATTATGAAATAATGCAAAGCATTGCTTATACTGATTTGTCACTTCGTAGATTTTTTGAAAAAGCAAAATCATCTAAATGGTTTAACAATACACTATTTGTTATAACAGCCGATCATACTTTCTGGGCTATTGATGAATTTTATAACAATAGAATAGGTATGTATTCTGTGCCAATTACTATGTATTGTTTTAATGATTCTTTGCTTGTAGGGAAAAATGATAACATAATGCAGCATTCAGACATTGCTCCAACAATTCTTGATTATCTGTCTTTTAATGATTCAATTGTATGCTTTGGAAGAAGTGCGTTAGATAATTCAACTGTTCATTTTTCTGTAAATTATATTAGTGGCAATTATCAATTAATTAAAGATGATTATTTACTGTTGTTTGATGGTGATAAAAGTGTTGCTTTATTTGATTATAAAAAAGACAGAGCATTGAATAATAATATTATGAATAGCTTAAAAACAAAAACATTAGAAATGGAGAAATTCATTAAGTCAATAATTCAAAGCTATAATAATAGGCTAATATCAAATAAGTTAACGCTTAAATAATTATGAGTGACTTATTCTCATTGACAGTTTTTTATAAATTTATAAAGTTTGGTATTGTTGGTTTTACAGGTTTATTGGTTGATTTCGCATTTACATATCTTTTTCGTAACATATTAAAAGTAAATCAATATATTGCTAATGCAGTAGGCTTTATTATTGCTGCTACCACTAATTACATTTTAAATAGAATATGGACATTTAAAAGCAATAATCCTGATGTTTTAATTGAGTTTGGTGAGTTTTTCCTGATTTCATTAATTGGATTAGGAATAAATAGTATTTTTTTATGGATATTGGTAAGTAAATTAAAGAGAAAATTCTATTTCTCGAAGCTT
This portion of the Bacteroidia bacterium genome encodes:
- a CDS encoding LTA synthase family protein produces the protein MKKYLAHIKVLVLSLTILIIVFQITRLLFLVFNYSSFESSKIGDIVIAFLWGTRFDLWVILWFNAVFVFLYLIPGNFKDGRGFQKFLSMYFIIVNSIIILPNLIDSEYFKFTNKRSTADIFSFINTGNDTWVMLPQFLKDFWFIILIWILLIVLMWKLYKSIKLKIIEDVKVKTKHVIYQLIIFVFAGLFMFIVLRGTNLRPVNLMSAARFVTNREIPLVLNTPFSIIRTWSKDNLIERNYFKEKELQKYFSPVYQLKSDSNNTEIKRNVVIIILESFSKEYIGYFNSNCKGFTPFLDSLFGKSLIFENSYANGKKSIESLPAILAGIPSLSETPYVLSKYATNKIDGLPSILKRHGYSTSFYHGGTNGTMGFDVFSFMAGCDNYYGKNEYPNSKDYDGNWGIWDEPYLQYFSKQLDNKKEPFFSVLYTLSSHHPYKVPEKYKAALPKGHYEIMQSIAYTDLSLRRFFEKAKSSKWFNNTLFVITADHTFWAIDEFYNNRIGMYSVPITMYCFNDSLLVGKNDNIMQHSDIAPTILDYLSFNDSIVCFGRSALDNSTVHFSVNYISGNYQLIKDDYLLLFDGDKSVALFDYKKDRALNNNIMNSLKTKTLEMEKFIKSIIQSYNNRLISNKLTLK
- a CDS encoding GtrA family protein, with product MSDLFSLTVFYKFIKFGIVGFTGLLVDFAFTYLFRNILKVNQYIANAVGFIIAATTNYILNRIWTFKSNNPDVLIEFGEFFLISLIGLGINSIFLWILVSKLKRKFYFSKLIAIVITTFWNFAANLFLTFN